The Besnoitia besnoiti strain Bb-Ger1 chromosome Unknown contig00028, whole genome shotgun sequence genome has a window encoding:
- a CDS encoding rhoptry protein ROP18 (encoded by transcript BESB_043030), whose protein sequence is MVFDPKRARKASCRVWLALAALGTVLGCTRGGSRLEEPGSSSDASFADLGQPEGADLALVHGIEPGDSIVKHLLTLVSKQIHPVDRQAGAFRTLDKGLSATFWPQDVTVEVVSVRTGAPRRLRRGPVFGRGDFGMVFTASDVDTGAEFAAKVPIALREPFKMSQEDVMAEGRLTDAFATVKDPREAQAVLRFLVPTDMVQFSKQGDLRCRYPWLANVDRKCFLLDAEGLYRPSRCYQRNV, encoded by the exons ATGGTGTTTGACCCAAAACGCGCCAGAAAGGCGTCATGCCGTGTGTGGCTAGCTCTAGCTGCACTGGGCACTGTCTTGGGGTGCACAAGGGG GGGATCGCGATTAGAGGAACCAGGTTCTTCGTCGGATGCGAGTTTTGCAGACCTGGGTCAACCAGAGGGAGCTGACCTCGCGCTGGTTCATGGCATAGAGCCAGGGGACTCCATTGTCAAGCACCTTTTGACACTGGTATCGAAGCAAATCCACCCAGTCGATCGCCAGGCGGGGGCATTCAGGACACTGGACAAAGGGCTCTCCGCTACGTTCTGGCCACAGGACGTGACCGTGGAAGTGGTCTCGGTGCGGACGGGAGCGCCACGGCGGCTCCGAAGGGGGCCCGTCTTCGGCAGGGGCGACTTCGGGATGGTGTTCACGGCTTCCGACGTGGACACCGGAGCAGAGTTCGCCGCAAAAGTTCCTATTGCTCTCCGCGAGCCTTTCAAGATGTCACAAGAGGATGTGATGGCAGAGGGTCGTTTAACTGATGCGTTCGCCACGGTCAAAGACCCAAGGGAAGCTCAAGCCGTTCTTCGATTCTTGGTCCCCACCGACATGGTGCAGTTTTCCAAACAAGGAGACCTTCGCTGTCGCTATCCCTGGCTCGCGAACGTTGATCGGAAATGTTTTCTTCTTGATGCCGAAGGCCTATACAGACCTTCAAGATGTTATCAACGCAATGTGTGA
- a CDS encoding RPAP1 family protein (encoded by transcript BESB_043040), with amino-acid sequence MESTAAEAGAPACGDSSGGTSKCRKQRTVSASSSSPPESPDSPGAEGPGRRPASVFKLSASTTPLGSISFFPPSEGHESGLCASPHGALRDPCSDGLNEPSRRRGDCSPFSVDRGALGGAPTCSLFAPERSTRLTLNPFAASEDATAKGRELGVPSASAFSLEVEVMRLSVAQAKAGQFHAMLVFPASSELSEVLGPCATRRAVRRPPDACSGGGVGVLAGGLQDAEIAQLSIREAEEDSALSGFVLGSVIEKNTSSADAHATPAPCPPQAASVAPPSDSYPPGSSGPLSFLPSNAAIEAPFGFPKAVHRSLLPCHSRRGADDNAGTPGGLRPKTGPTGATAASSFSDRGSTSVSGPGAVGKALAAEIENENLHILSRMQPHEIREAREEILQRFGAERFAALQRRALRRARAKCSGEHQEQNGNAEATRGAAAGRAARGERQQLQNEDAARLSAFPRENRTEESQTRLQAGGSAPAASPVPPSSSCASSTQSSVFALPGGRQCVLEWSLEPRRALAAAAARTPA; translated from the exons ATGGAGAgcacggctgcagaggcgggcgcgcctgcctgtgGGGACTCCTCGGGAGGCACATCCAAATGCCGGAAACAGCGCACAGTtagcgcgtcgtcttcgtcgccccctGAGTCTCCTGACTCTCCTGGTGCTGAAGGCCCTGGTCGTCGGCCGGCAAGCGTCTTCAAACTTAGTGCGTCTACGACGCCGCTAGGCTCAATCTCCTTCTTTCCCCCGTCTGAAGGTCACGAGTCTGGGCTGTGCGCCTCCCCACACGGTGCGCTTCGAGATCCCTGCTCCGATGGACTTAACGAGCCCTctaggcgccgcggagattGTTCCCCGTTTTCTGTCGACAGGGGCGCGCTAGGTGGAGCTCCGACTTGTTCGCTCTTCGCCCCTGAGAGAAGCACTCGACTCACTCTCAATCCTTTTGCAGCCAGTGAAGATGCCACGG CCAAGGGACGCGAACTCGGcgtgccttctgcgtctgccttctccctTGAAGTAGAGGTCATGCGCCTTTCTGTGGCTCAGGCAAAGGCCGGTCAGTTTCACGCGATGCTTGTTTTCCCAGCTTCTTCGGAGCTCTCTGAGGTTTTAG GGCCCTGTGCGACACGCAGAGCCGTAAGACGCCCGccagacgcctgcagcggaggcggggtgGGGGTGCTCGCCGGTGGATTGCAAGATGCTGAAATAGCTCAGCTGTCTATcagggaagcggaggaagacagcgcACTCTCGGGGTTTGTGCTCGGAAGTGTCATCGAAAAGAATACTTCCTCTGCAgatgcgcacgcgacgcccgcTCCGTGTCCGCCTCAGGCGGCCTCCGTTGCGCCACCGTCAGACTCATATccgccaggcagcagcgggcctTTGTCCTTTCTGCCTTCGAACGCAGCTATAGAGGCTCCCTTCGGTTTTCCGAAGGCAGTCCATCGGTCGCTCCTGCCATGTCACAGTCGTCGGGGGGCCGACGACAACGCCGGCACACCAGGAGGCTTGCGACCGAAAACGGGGCCTACCGGTGCGACGGCAGCAAGCAGCTTCAGCGACCGTGGCAGCACGAGCGTTTCAGGACCTGGGGCGGTGGGCAAGGCATTGGCTGCGGAGATTGAAAACGAAAATCTTCATATTTtgagccgcatgcagccccaCGAGATTCGGGAGGCTCGGGAGGAGATCCTCCAGCGCTTTGGGGCAGAACGATTTGCGGCcctgcagagacgagcgcTCCGGCGGGCTCGTGCGAAATGCAGCGGCGAACATCAAGAACAGAATGGAAATGCTgaggcgacgaggggcgcagcagctggacgGGCCGCACGGGGCGAAAGGCAGCAGCTCCAGAATGAggacgctgcgcgcctgtccGCGTTCCCGCGCGAGAACAGAACTGAGGAAAGTCAGACGCGCCTTCAAGCGGGCGGCTCAGCtcccgccgcttctccggtgccgccctcgtcctcgtgTGCATCGTCTACACAGTCATCTGTTTTTGCTCTGCCGGGAGGCAGGCAGTGCGTTCTCGAGTGGAGCCTCGagccgcgtcgggcgctggcagctgcggcggcccggACGCCGGCTTAG
- a CDS encoding RIC1 protein (encoded by transcript BESB_043050), with translation MQGQSGKDAAQSAGATSSVRFDLQEAAKLQWANPLGLEDARGGPLEEEDGEWEHQRVQGGCSPGYLRKQGEERRHASELNVSGSTSTGSCGARSSRLSAGGIYTGRAVAAGSERESAAGGFLDVECCYALLLPIEQKPEPLLIAGVLAPLGVVVACSPSRVAVRRASLPPPTAAECAERRGRQRLRAPCINLRLQLQPSLHPLLTRLLAVSAADRSFVHAHPPLSGVAFPARRAAGPGPSVGRLSPRPASGHQSPFPSPSPVGALACGVGLRAHETAAELLFQIRASPFFTHLVELALYELFERFLSGFKRELRALAPFKASRSAQTPPANGLAQAGVAGASPQRDANGECRSGVSGVSASSTLPHQKRGSMESENVGDPTEGWAAAAGAALMRHREEGLQRREIGLQSSRFSPSACSGPCSAEQKGANRNDSGKETRQQRLPRAPSPPAKAYVLSLPQAQVSTENEEARRRRHQGGAAPQQTSRVLQRTNRGDWEDAERAREAGKEMASQRKLAASDGRELAQPGSEEAMGPRRSRDARKKDRDRDEFGKASARYEDSHGGAKQAYGIAEAERRACALFSLDRLLRAEDVSEAFSLVAPRAHPYRVPVPSQLSSGPSLSPSSGSDVPLPSSASSRSVARAGSHGALSPHPAASSPSAELSLQQRFAVAQEALTALPGGAALYLFLHLLSRHSPSTLAKTVASCVRKTEPTLAPLVLFPLLGSPPATYFEDAMKRQLLHTASIYLLVLQNTEGCLVVRQKRALPLLRAALRLGVAGLARKLVRFVLALLVAYPARKRAENSACEATGDPTESAKARQASVHALREGNCEEDIVVPWSGAGGAPALWAPPALFQERRRSRSHAARSRAEEKPAREGEQLHSQVEEEEGSRRAQKAKHGQRAEERAERQADAKADEERAIFQLYRDVVAIVEDCLLSSLVHLQWLRVFQLTSVLALDLPAWLFRLRPHICRVFSLDGPCGLLPSPESAPVVSPCCSHSQCLFLQDDPAVPFERVVLSLVSQLGLSARGFASRSIWSAAQWRACLLGSRSLPSLCRTTEMGRLHQGSLLARTSSRASSHFGVDASLAISDSAEAAPAPTACREGTDLQSEEADARVLAASPSACEWKRGSYAAVSGAWVHLPSVRGLTPSPAPASPFPPPTFREFRACTQRPHAGLHAQVSPPSSSVPLPLPDGWFTHKQVYRGRLASSFSPRTNARAGAPSPPAGLPQRLGRRVQPNFVSGSEGEYSLRAATESLTAFFLHVFVRADLPVLALALLVAAGDREGVRRILSLSPSLRLRIQMKQEESNGRVSASADTTAQQPSKAAALESGHPGGRSREDAKTAGGGAVRRKQNRDAGGWAAMSRSLRELLFVMAEQAAESGAPTGERIEPPAGRNGERIRKT, from the exons ATGCAGGGTCAGTCAGGcaaggacgcggcgcagtcGGCTGGGGCTACAAGTTCTGTACGATTTGATCTCCAGGAAGCTGCGAAACTGCAGTGGGCAAATCCGCTTGGCCTGGAAGATGCGAGGGGTGGACCTcttgaggaggaagacggagagtGGGAGCACCAGCGTGTGCAGGGGGGGTGTTCACCGGGGTACCTGCGAAAGCAGGGCGAGGAACGAAGACACGCATCAGAATTGAACGTCTCCGGTTCGACTTCGACGGGAAGCTGCGGAGCGAGGTCTTCCCGTCTCAG CGCTGGCGGGATATACACTGGGCGAGCTGTTGCAGCTGGCTCAGAGCGCGAgtcggccgcaggcggcttcCTGGATGTCGAGTGCTGCTAcgcccttctcctccctATTGAGCAGAAACCGGAGCCTCTTTTGATTGCAGGCGTCCTTGCCCCG CTCGGCGTCGTTGTCGCGTGCTCaccctcgcgcgtcgccgtgaggcgcgcgtccctgccgccgcctacCGCCGCGGAGTGtgcagagcgcagaggccgtcagcgtctccgcgcgccctgcaTCAACCTCCGGTTGCAACTGCAGCCTTCTCTGCACCCTCTGCTTACGCGTCTTCTAGCTGTTTCGGCCGCCGATCGCTCCTTCGTCCACGCAcacccgcctctctccggcgtcgcgtttccggcgcgtcgggcggcggggcctgGGCCTTCGGTTGgacgcctgtctccgcgcccggcAAGCGGGCACCAGTCTCCTTTCCCTTCGCCGTCACCagtcggcgcgctggcgtgcgGGGTGGGTTTGCGGGCTCACGAGACGGCAGCCGAGCTTCTCTTTCAGATCCGCGCGTCACCGTTCTTCACGCACCTCGTCGAGCTCGCGCTCTACGAACTTTTTGAGCGCTTTCTGTCCGGCTTCAAACGCGAgttgcgcgccctcgcgccgttcAAAGCCAGCCGGAGTGcccagacgccgcccgcgaatGGGCTCGCCCAGGCCGgggtcgcaggcgccagtccgcagcgagacgcgaacgGGGAGTGTCGCAGCGGAGTCTCAGGggtctctgcttcgtccaCGCTTCCGCACCAGAAGAGAGGCTCCATGGAGAGCGAGAACGTCGGCGATCCGACAGagggctgggcggcggcggctggcgcagcacTCATGCGCCACCGAGAGGAGGGgttgcagaggagagaaatcGGTTTGCAGTCATCTCGGTTCTCCCCGTCTGCGTGCTCGGGGCCTTGCTCTGCGGAGCAGAAAGGCGCGAATCGTAATGATTCCGGGAAAGAAACCAGGCAACAAAGACTCCCGCGCGCCCCCTCCCCACCGGCGAAGGCCTATGTGCTCAGtttgccgcaggcgcaggtgtctacggagaacgaggaagcgcggcgaaggcgccaccaggggggggcagcgccgcagcaaacCTCGCGCGTGTTGCAGCGGACGAACAGAGGAGACTGGGAGGATGCAGAGAGGGCCAGAGAGGCTGGTAAAGAAatggcgtcgcagaggaaactcgcggcgagcgatgGACGAGAACTAGCCCAACcaggaagcgaggaagcgatgGGGCCGCGCAGATCGCGCGACGCACGGAAAAAGGACCGAGACAGGGATGAATTCGGCAAGGCGTCCGCAAGATACGAGGATAGTCAtggcggcgcgaagcaggctTACGGCattgcagaggcggagagacgtGCGTGTGCGCTCTTCAGTCTCGATCGCCTTTTGCGAGCTGAAGACGTCTCTGAAGCCTTTTCTCTCGTGGCTCCACGAGCGCATCCGTACCGCGTGCCGGTCCCCTCTCAGTTGTCTTCcggtccctctctctcgccttcatcTGGCTCAGATGTCCCGCTTCCTTCGTCTGCATCCTCTCGCTCCGTGGCTCGCGCTGGGTCACATGGAGCATTGTCTCCCCAtcccgctgcgtcctcgccttctgccgagctgtcgctgcagcagcggttTGCTGTAGCCCAGGAAGCGCTGACCGCGCTGCCGGGCGGGGCGGCTTTGTATCTTTTTCTCCATCTTCTTTCGCGGCATAGTCCCTCGACGCTCGCCAAGACTGTCGCGTCGTGTGTGCGGAAGACCGAGCCaacgctcgcgcctctcgttctcttccctctcctgggctcgccgccagcaACTTACTTCGAGGACGCGATGaagcgccagctgcttcaCACCGCTTCCATCTATCTGCTGGTGCTGCAAAACACTGAAGGATGTTTAGTCGTTCGGCAGAAACGCGcgttgcctcttcttcgagcggcgctgcggctcggcgtcgcaggcctcgcgcggaagcTCGTGCGCTTCGTGCTCGCGCTCCTGGTTGCCTAtccggcgcggaagagggcggaaaacagcgcgtgcgaggcgacCGGGGATCCGACTGAAAGTGCGAAGGCTCGGCAGGcgtctgtgcatgcgctACGGGAAGGAAACTGCGAAGAGGATATCGTCGTGCCGTGGTCGGGAGCAGGAGGGGCCCCCGCACTgtgggctccgccggcgctgtttcaggagcgaagacgaagcaggtcgcacgcagcgaggagtcgcgcagaagagaaacctgcgcgagaaggcgagcagctCCACTCTCAagtggaagaggaggagggctcCCGAAGAGCCCAGAAAGCGAAGCACGGCCAGCGTGCGGAGgaacgcgcggagagacaagcCGACGCaaaagcagacgaagagagggcCATCTTTCAGCTTTACCGAGATGTTGTGGCAATCGTTGAGGACTGTCTTTTGAGTTCGCTGGTTCATCTGCAGTGGCTCCGCGTTTTTCAGTTGACAAGTGTCCTCGCGCTCGATCTGCCTGCTTggctctttcgcctccgccctcatATCTGTCGCGTCTTTTCGCTTGACGGGCCGTGCGGATTGCTTCCGTCTCCGGAGTCCGCCCCGGTGGTGTCGCCCTGTTGTTCGCACTCGCAGTGCCTATTTCTGCAGGACGACCCAGCAGTGCCGTTTGAGCGCGTTGTCTTGTCGCTTGTAAGCCAGCTCGGTCTCAGCGCTCGgggcttcgcgtctcgctcgatCTGGTCTGCCGCGCAGTGGCGAGCTTGCCTTCTGGGCTCTCGTTCGTTGCCGTCCCTCTGTCGTACGACGGAGATGGGTCGCCTACACCAAGGCTCTCTTCTTGCGCGtacgtcttctcgcgcctcgtctcatTTCGGGGTCGACGCGTCGCTTGCTATTTCAGAttcggcagaggcggcccCGGCTCCGACTGCTTGTCGAGAGGGAACGGATCTGCAGTCAGAAGAGGCTGACGCCCGAGTTcttgctgcgtcgccttccgcatgCGAGTGGAAGCGGGGCAGTTACGCAGCCGTCTCTGGGGCGTGGGTTCACCTGCCTAGCGTGAGGGGGCTCactccttcgcctgctccGGCCTCGCCGTTTCCGCCCCCGACGTTTCGTGAGTTTAGGGCCTGCACTCAGCGTCCTCATGCcggtctgcatgcgcaagtGTCTCcaccttcttcctctgtgcctctgcctcttcccgATGGGTGGTTCACACACAAGCAGGTCTACAGGGGTCGCCTCGCTAGCTCCTTTAGTCCGCGGACgaacgcgagggcgggggcgccgtcgcctccggcggggcTGCCACAGAGACTTGGGAGGCGGGTGCAGCCGAACTTCGTGTCggggagcgagggcgagtaCAGTctcagggcggcgacggaaagTCTGACGGCTTTCTTTCTCCACGTCTTCGTCAGAGCCGACCTGCCTGTGCTGGCGTTGGCGCTCCTCgtggccgcaggcgaccgcgagggagTGAGGAGaattctttctctctcgccgtcgttgcGACTGCGCATTCAGATGAAGCAAGAGGAAAGCAACGGGCGCGTCTCGGCTTCCGCGGACACGACCGCTCAGCAGCCGAgcaaggcagcggcgctagAAAGCGGGCATCCTGGAGGACGCAgtcgagaagacgcgaagactGCAGGAGGGGGTGCAGTGCGCAGGAAGCAAAaccgagacgccggcgggtgGGCAGCAATGTCTCGCTCCTTGCGAGAGCTGCTTTTCGTCATGGCTGAGCAAGCGGCAGAAAGCGGGGCGCCGACTGGAGAACGGATAGAGCCACCTGCCGGGAGAAACGGTGAAAGAATCCGTAAAACGTAA